TGTGTTCCTTCAATGGAGACACTAGTTAAAGACAATACCacaccattttaaatttattgaattttgGCCTTGCCAGGCGAGAAATGGAACTCTGATCCAAGTTCACCTTAGAAGAATACTACATTACTCTGCAATTATTTCCTAGCTCATGAGTATGGAGTTAGAATTCATGTTCTCAGCATCTAAGAGCATCTCCTTGTTGGCTTTCTGGCCCTGGGACTGTCCTGATAGCAAGGACCATGTGGAAATCCCAGGTCTCCCCACTTTCAGTAAGAGTCATAACAACTTTTGTGTCTTTGGGGAGGCTCACAAAGGTTAATTCTACTATCAAAAATTTGAAAGATTCAGAATGAAAACTTTGATTACATCCCTATTTAACTCTTCAGTATTGCAGATGCAGAATGATGGATAATTGTAGGTTTAATGATGTAGTGACTAAAATCACAGCTCCTGATCTATATGTGATCCTGATTAGTGTATATCAGGGCAGCCATTAGCGCAGTCATCTCTAATTGTTAAATGCCTCTAATTTGTGGAAGTTTCCAAAATACAAATGCATACATACAAAATTTCCACATACAAAATACAGAATACATACATAACACATACATATAATAATGTTAATACAAAATATGTGTGAACATGATCCAAAATATTACCTGGAGCATCCTTTGTGGTTTTCTCCCATAGCATCCTCTTCTGTCCCTATGAGAGATAATAACTATCCTGAAATTTCTGTTAACACTcctgctgattttcttttataagtTTACCAACTGTGTTTCATTCTCGTTTTGAACTAATATAAGTCGAATCACATAGCagcattttaacttaaaaaattatgtttaaaacatttattttgaggGCTGTAGtttactcaaatttttaaaaaattctgtagtatctattctataaataaaacacatttttttctctctccatttttctttgtttcctctgtcttcttttaCACTGAACAACAATGTGAAAACATCAGATAATATCTTCTAAACAACAGTTCTTTTGCCTAAATAACTTCTCTTAATATATGTTGCAAGGCAGGTCTGTTGGCAAGAAATTCTCTCAGATTTTGTCCGAGAATGTCATAATTTCACCTTCAATTTGAAGGATAATATTACTGGATTTAGAATTCCaagttggtgattttttttcaacactttaaatatttcactctactCTTTTCTTGATTGCAAAGTTTCCAATGAGAGTTCCACTGAAATTCTTACCCTGTTCTTTATAGGTAAAATACTTTTTGCCCTTggctttttcaagattttctttttgttgttattttattgaaatatacttgatgtAACATATTATGTCATTTTCAGGAGTACAaaaatagtgattcaatattcaAATACATTAGGAAGTGATCACCATTATAAGTCtggtaaccatctgtccccatacaaggttattacagtattattgatcATTTTCCTTATGCTGTAGGttcccatgatttatttattttataactggacatTTGTTGCTCTTAATTCTCTTCACCTTTCTCCCATCCCCCACGCCATCTCCTCTTGcaaccacctatttgttctctgtatctatgagtctggatttttcttgttttatttgttcatttgtcttgttttttagagTTCatgtgtaagtgagatcatacagtatttgtctttctctgtctgacttatttcactttttcaGATCTACTCAtgtcataaatggcaagattttattctttttaaaagctgagcaatattccattatgAGATATcaatctttacccattcatctgtcaaaggacaCTCTGTCAcaatcttttctcattttttctattgtaaaattcttaagttttatgttttaccctcatatctatgattcatttttttgttaatGTTGTGAAGTACAGATTGAGTCTCTttgttgtttgtatgtttgtttttgtcatgAAAATATAATGATTCCTGCCTCATTGTTTGAAAAACCTGTCATTTCTTCAAGAAATTGCCTTTGCATTTTTCTCCAAATCAATTGATCTGATAtatgtggatctgtttctggactctgtattttattccattgagCTGTGTAttctttggattatttgttttttgttattgagtggAAGAGTGGCTTATGCATTTTGGATACTAGATCCATATCAAATAGATAATTTGTACATATTTCTCTAATTCTgtgtgctgttgtttttttttttttttttttaatcttcttgatGATGTCTTTTGGAGGCACTCTGCATTTTGAGCAGTGTAAATAGTTGAAGAGCCTGGCACTTTCTGACTAATAAGGAAACCCTGTCTATTAAGTATAGCATCTCACTTGacttattctttaattttatccAAAACTTAATCAGAGTTTtgatacttatatttttattgaaatgttccAATATTCTTTTATTACAGTGTTTCAGTTGGCCCATGGGTAATTGAAGGTCACTGAAAGTTTTTAAACTATGAAGGGACAGGTTTATGATTTCAGAGCTTATTCTAACAGCTGTGTTAAGCCAATAAGAGGGATTATGTGGGAAAAGACACAATAAGCTGGAGTCATCACATTTCAGcagtatatttcaaaaaaaaactcaacTGAAAATTACGTGAACTTGCGTGGTGGCAGAGATAAAAGGCTAAAAGTCAGTGTTGCTGTAGACACTAATGCTGAGCATGTGAGAAACGTGAAAAATGTTCTGAAGGTTTTCACCAGAGAACAATTGGTGAACTATATATGGAATACCTTCTGTGTACTTTGCACTACACATAGCACTATGAGAAAAGTGGTAAACAAGGCAGAAGAAACATTAGTCCTTATAGAACTTATAATTTACAGGGGATCACAGGAATTGAAGGGAAAAATGTCTGATGAGTGTTATCATGGAGGACCTACTGGAAGTTTTGAGAACATATATGATGACAAGTAACATTGTTTGACTATATACCActtgccaggtactgttctaacattttatgtactttttttaatttaatcataagGGCAACCCAGTGAAagagatattattattatcatcactatTTTAGAAATTAGGGCCCTCCCACGaagtgaggacacagccagaagtcAGCAACCTCCAACTCAGAAGAGGGTCTTCACCTGAACCTGACCATGagagcaccctgatcttggacttccagctttcAGAACtaagctttattgttttacatttcacATTCAGATCTACAGCCCCTTTGGGacagatttttgtgtgtatgataTGAGAGAGAAGAAATTCTGCCCCTGGATGACAGCGTTGGCTGGTGCCCATGGAGTTTCATTCTATTTCTGTTGCTTCCATCCTAATGGCCTGGTCTATGGATTTCTGACTTGCTGACTTAGCCCTCACAAATGTAGCCAATTTTCTGTAATaagtttatctatctatctatctatctatctacctatcatctatcatctatctatcaatctatctctctatctatcatctacaaCCTACCTaactacctatctatcatctatctcccACTggttcttcttctctgattgaacACCAATGGAAACAGATTTTGATACTAGAAGTGGTTCCAGAAGAGCAGGAACTTAAGGATGAGTTCTCTGAATTGATACAGTGTAGTCCATGGAATGATACAGCAAAAGAATTACTCAAAGCATTGCCATTGTATGTCCTAATCATATACCACTACCTCAGAATGATTAAAATACTTTAATCAAagttactagaaaaaaaaaagaaaaaaagaagttaggaACTTAAGGCCCAGAGAGTTTAAGCACCATGTCCAAGTTAATAAGCATGAGGGTAGGATTCAAGCCCATACCCTCTAACTCTATAGCCCCCAGTCTCTTCTATGACAAGAAGTAATTGATGACCTCAGTTAATGAAATAATACAGTTAAGGACTCAGCTGGATCCTCAGGTATAAATTGCCAGTGGGTgtttaaacataaaatgtttagaagggagaaagtcttaaaaaaatttttttgagataatCCAAGAGAGACAACTGAAATTAGTTAATAGAGTCTTTGCAAAATTTCAGGTAAGGATATGAAGAAACCTGCATGCAAACTCTGGAAAATTTCTACTCAGAATATGGGAAGAcatagagaaagaaaccatacagCAGATTTTTTCTTAACACATGAAGATGATAAGAAGATGGGAGTTTTTGCCCTGGGGGATGTACAATCCCTGGAGTGATGTGTAAACTGGATTAAAATATTGAGTCCCTAAAGACCTAAAATAAAGAACATGGTTCAGAGTGTAAACACAACtcccttaattcttttttatacttaGAATTTATTCCCTGGGGGAGAGGCTGAGTAAGCTTCTACCTTGTTAATAATCAAATGCGCTGTATCATTCAACTCGCATTCAGTCTTCTGTGTCTTATGAAGTGGCAAATGTGATAACaatgctgtttatttttccttgctgcttgaGAAGGCTCAACTTCATAATCTGAATTTAATATCTGTAGTTCAGAAAGATATCCAGGGCATATCTGAAATTAAGTCTGAGCTGCATCCTTTTAGAATCAAAGGACCCAAAGCCTCAGAATCAGAAACTGCCTTTCCAGGACCACAAGGGTAAATACAAAGGGAGAGCTCTAAGGTTTCCGGCCAAAGAGGgtgagtttctgaattctgttgATATTAATGTCCTTCTTGTTTTGAGGTGGAAATCCAAGAATATAAGATCTGCCACTTTCTTTCGCATTTTGTGCAGTCCTGAGATTCAAGTGAAACTGTTGGGACAATGTGTTCAAGGCGGATCAGAGAGTGTTCAGAGATTAGGAGGCTCAGAAAGTGCAGTGTCTCAGCCAGTAAATTCCCTCTCCGTAGAAAGACTCTCAGTCTTCGACATGTGgcagtcatttaacctctcctAGCCTCTGTTCCCTTAGTTTTTGGTTAGAGACAATCTTCTTGGTTCCTATGGCATCAGGTCTAATGTGCATTAGAGGTCAGCATTACATAGCTACAATTGTGGTCTCTGCCTACAATTTTACTGACGGGGGGAGGCtcaagtgaatgaacaaatgaggaGGAAGATTCTGTCCTGGtccatccctctctcttttccctgaGTTTTTCCAGCAGGCATATTTGCATGTGACAGCATTGCTTTCCCTCTATAGGCTAAGTTTGTGatgctctttgctttctttagCTTATCAAGACTCAAGTAAGGGAAAGTCAATGTTACTCACTCTCATGATAATGGTAAAGGCAGATTCTGTGGGTCAAAGTGGGGCTAGTCTCAACCATGTACGGTATATACACTTTCCTGTAGGATGAGATATTGTGAGAAGGGCTGAGTTCTTGCCTAATGAAACCCTTTCCTCCTGTGTTCACAGATTCCCTTAGAGAAGAATGGCTCCTGGAAATGGTTCTTTTGTGACTGAATTCACTCTGGTGGGGTTAACAGACCAACCAGATCTTCagcttctcttgtttttcctgtttGTAGTAATGTATATGGTCACTGTGTTGGGAAATTTGGGATTGATAATTCTAATTCGGCTGAATTTACACTtacacacccccatgtactaTTTCCTTTTTAACTTGTCCTTCATAGATTTCTGCTATTCTTCAGTATTTACACCAAAAATGCTGACAAATTTCCtatcaaagaataaaattatctctTACATGGGATGCATGAGTCAACtatactttttctgtttttttctcatttctgaatgCTATGTGCTGACATCAatggcctatgatcgctatgtggccatctgtaacccACTTCTGTACAGCACTGCCATGTCCCCTAAAGTGTGTTCCAGCCTTTTGCTTGGTTCATACTTGATGGCATTTTCTGGTGCCATGGCTATCACTGGATGCATGCTGAGACTGACCTTCTGTGATGCAAATACCATCAACCATTATTTGTGTGAcatcctccctctgctccagcttTCCTGCACAAGTACTTACGTCAATGAGCTGGTGGTTTTCATTGTGGCGGGCATCAACATCATTGTGCCCAGTATCACCATCTTTGTCTCTTACAGTTTCATCCTGTCCAGCATCCTTCACATCAGTTCCACGGAGGGCAGGTCCAAAGCCTTCAGCACCTGCAGTTCCCACATAATTGCTGTGTCTCTGTTCTTTGGATCAGGTGCATTTATGTATCTCAAACCATCTTCTGCTGGGTCTATGGATGAGAGAAAAATCTCTTCTGTCTTTTATACCAATGTGGTTCCCATGATAAACCCCTTAATCTATAGTTTGAGGAACAAAGATGTTAAAATTGCTCTGAGTAAAACCCTGAGGAGAAGAAAGTATTGATTAGAATCAGTGTGTCTGTGCAGATAGCCATAGGACAGGATATGTGGTATGtttctttacaatatttttttaagctctatattggaatataattgctttacactgttgtgccagtttttgctgtacaacaaagtgaatcagctgtatttatacatatatccccatatcccccccctcccacaactccctcccaaaacctggctattgtaaataatgctgcaatgaacattgtggtacatgtttctttttggattatggttttctccgggtatatgcccagtagtgggattgctgggtcatatggtagttctatttttagttttttaagcaaccttcatactgttttccataatggctgtaccaatttacattcccaccaacagtacaggagggttcccttttctccacactctctccaacatttattgtttctagattttttgatgatggccattctgactggtgtgaggtgatacctcactgtggatatgatttgcatttctctaataattagtgatgttgaacatctttccatgtgtttgttagccatcttcatgtcttctttggagaaatgcctctttaggtcttctgcccatttttggattgggttattttcttttttgtattaagctgcatgagttgcttttatattttggagattaatattttgtcagttgcttcattggcaagtattttctcccattttgggggttgtcttcttctcttgtttatggttcttgCAATATTTTTATTGACAACCTCCTTATCCTATTTCTTTCTCACCATGGGGAAGGAAATTTGAGTCTTCTTCTCAAgttgtttacagtttttaaaagtagatCTTCTGTCTTTCATGACCACTTTaacattttcctttgctttttctatttcctatttaAGAATAGCATTAAGAaatatattcatcttttttttctattgtcattatggctttttttttcacttggaaaaATGTGAATGATTCTGCTAATGATTAATAAAGGAACACTAGTGTGACTTTAAagtctttttaaagcatttattttttaataatcaatAAAGTAATTCTATATGCATTAGGGGGTTTCTTAAATGCCACCTGTGCTATTGGAAGCATGAATCAGATGATCTGTTCTACCCCTTTCTTTCCCCCTAATGTGGTCAGGAGCATGATTCCCCCGAATGTCATTGTTTCACAATTATAGCAGATTCCATTAAACTCCCAATATATCCCCACTTTGCAGTTGTAAGCATCATACATTAGGCTACTTTCATATTTATTGATACCTCTGAAATTTCATATTTACCTTCTAAATTCAAATTAGAACATTtgattttcaatatatatttattacttgGATAGAATGCtggaactcagagaagttaaggactTAACTAAGTCACACAGCTGTTTTATGAACAAGTCTAGATCAGACTAGTGGCCTTTTGATTTCCAGTCTACCACTCTTTCTAGTATTCTTTCCGtctacatcattttatttttattttagcaaagataagatatgggaaaatatttattttgaaagttgACTTTTTCTGCAAAAATAGAGAATGTGAAATGAAATATGTTCAGGATCTTATAATTCAGAGAACAGGGCatggaagaaaaatgtttcctaGGAATGTGTCAGTCCACAATCCAAAGAGACAGAAGGACAATAAATAAAAGGTCCCTCAGTAGGGAATGGACAGTGAGATTTAGAAACCACATTTCATTGTGAATTTGTTTCCTGATGCATAGAGTATTGTAATTATCCTCCATAGTCCATAAAGCTGTGATTAAAACTTATAATACACAGTGACCACACATTGATAGTGGTTTTGTGGATGAAGGTCACATTTGTGGGGAACTAGTAGGGAGAGGTcagaatctttctttttcttattttttaataatttttactaattttatttttattatttacttatttctttttgttaaccattttgtattgaagtatacttaatttccaatttttttggtagtttcaggtgtacaataaagtgatttagttacatatgtattatatatatatccttttcagattcttttccattataggttattacaatatattgaatatagatccctgtatttacagtaggtccttatcatttatctgttttatatatagtagggt
The genomic region above belongs to Hippopotamus amphibius kiboko isolate mHipAmp2 chromosome 9, mHipAmp2.hap2, whole genome shotgun sequence and contains:
- the LOC130860654 gene encoding olfactory receptor 8B3-like, which produces MAPGNGSFVTEFTLVGLTDQPDLQLLLFFLFVVMYMVTVLGNLGLIILIRLNLHLHTPMYYFLFNLSFIDFCYSSVFTPKMLTNFLSKNKIISYMGCMSQLYFFCFFLISECYVLTSMAYDRYVAICNPLLYSTAMSPKVCSSLLLGSYLMAFSGAMAITGCMLRLTFCDANTINHYLCDILPLLQLSCTSTYVNELVVFIVAGINIIVPSITIFVSYSFILSSILHISSTEGRSKAFSTCSSHIIAVSLFFGSGAFMYLKPSSAGSMDERKISSVFYTNVVPMINPLIYSLRNKDVKIALSKTLRRRKY